In one window of Thalassophryne amazonica chromosome 9, fThaAma1.1, whole genome shotgun sequence DNA:
- the si:ch211-244c8.4 gene encoding APC membrane recruitment protein 2: MDVQMENTDPPPGESQPSGKIRKGFKLFGKRKAGSIFSIRSKGDGNKKSPVIGSKNQNGSSEPTAADSELESEHGKGQEVSQGESEQAEEEHVGEDGVLAAAPPRASVSSTGSAKSLSFLSLLRGGRRGAGDRRVQTVSQPVERQRRGLKGLFGSVRFRVKDREGQEETPPSPLLMSSRTNSVEIIKEDLPLTPKSQSRSVGSPKSEPAKELTLQDSSATSLSEKLTLQVTSGNKTNEHVTPLPTPEPPMVPGDNSLSSLLADLSSLLTFDSISGGGDIIADVEAEWGKASSIISAAVTEVTSPSATLLPKTTTSTPLTSTLMSMATSVKPSPLAFSNTSPTISFTSTTKTTSASSPNAKPSITSTSVKSSSFTTSSVTSSMDSSPATESTCVPPKPMSTLIPPTKPLTPPVTLTSVSTPLISATPVTLKSTASSTSTLTTAPLKSTAAVIQTPSISPTLTSSSAKVATEITALPQITTPVSTSSHVAPPPPASTKAPLAHSPHLTHSPPAKLNSTVCLNSQTTSSNIPPQVLIAEESKLSVPVASMDTLTTQISAPVPIVSPKMATVPTSRPITTSVPVSFSKPPPSLGLVEFSAVSPSPVRDLCSSSTPPITASTKTQPCPAYEQTPPSLDRISTTTVSLDKMQHASTSSLQFESPAVIAKASPSPPAQVTKLLPAAASSASLTPAPLLGEAPAPAKIKASGLSIVDGRLAMLSSADAHGAQVSSSKTDELQIDSRSNLQASTKERRTQPAKAAGLSKIPVVGGGRSGKLPVRDNQHVDNEGGVDPPTPVLQEEHLFSPHDEGSKDKIIDVEVKVPTSKQTHEENQGAHQQKVVTSTPRDSKIPVKHAAQSHGQTKEAPRTKIPVSKVPVRRSGNKTAAASGSTQIRK, from the coding sequence ATGGATGTACAAATGGAGAACACGGACCCCCCGCCTGGTGAATCCCAGCCAAGTGGAAAAATCAGAAAAGGATTCAAGCTGTTTGGCAAACGCAAGGCAGGTAGCATCTTCTCCATTCGAAGCAAAGGAGACGGGAACAAGAAGTCACCTGTGATCGGGAGCAAAAACCAAAACGGGTCATCAGAGCCCACTGCAGCAGATTCTGAACTGGAGTCAGAGCACGGAAAGGGACAGGAGGTGAGTCAAGGAGAAAGTGAACAGGCTGAGGAAGAGCATGTTGGAGAAGATGGCGTTTTGGCTGCAGCCCCTCCTCGCGCCTCTGTTTCCTCAACCGGGTCAGCTAAGTCCCTCAGTTTCTTGTCGTTACTGAGGGGAGGCCGAAGAGGAGCAGGGGACCGCAGAGTTCAAACCGTTTCCCAACCGGTGGAACGACAACGTCGTGGGCTGAAGGGTCTCTTTGGCAGTGTTCGGTTTCGTGTGAAAGACAGGGAAGGCCAGGAGGAAACGCCTCCAAGCCCACTTCTCATGTCATCCCGCACCAACAGTGTGGAAATCATCAAAGAGGACCTTCCCCTCACCCCCAAATCCCAGTCACGCTCTGTGGGAAGCCCCAAGTCAGAGCCTGCCAAGGAATTAACGCTACAGGACAGCTCAGCTACATCTTTGTCAGAGAAACTAACTCTCCAGGTGACATCAGGCAATAAAACTAATGAGCATGTGACGCCATTACCCACCCCTGAACCACCCATGGTACCAGGCGATAACAGTTTGAGCTCCTTGCTGGCAGACCTGTCCTCTCTCTTGACCTTTGACTCAATCTCAGGGGGTGGAGACATCATTGCTGATGTGGAGGCAGAGTGGGGCAAAGCCAGCAGTATCATCAGTGCTGCTGTGACTGAGGTAACATCTCCATCCGCAACACTGCTACCCAAAACCACCACCTCTACACCACTAACTTCAACACTCATGAGCATGGCTACTTCAGTCAAACCCTCTCCACTAGCTTTCTCCAATACATCCCCAACAATATCCTTTACTTCTACAACAAAGACAACTTCAGCCTCATCCCCCAATGCTAAGCCGAGCATCACCAGTACTTCAGTCAAATCTTCCTCTTTTACTACTAGTTCAGTCACATCAAGCATGGACTCTAGTCCAGCTACTGAAAGTACTTGCGTTCCACCTAAACCAATGTCTACACTCATACCGCCAACAAAACCTTTAACTCCTCCTGTGACATTAACAAGTGTTTCAACTCCCCTTATATCAGCGACTCCAGTAACACTAAAATCCACGGCAAGCTCCACCTCTACTCTTACTACAGCTCCTCTAAAATCCACAGCTGCTGTTATCCAAACTCCCTCAATTAGTCCAACTCTGACTTCTTCCTCTGCCAAGGTAGCTACAGAGATCACTGCACTTCCGCAAATTACTACTCCAGTAAGTACGTCTAGCCATGTGGCACCACCTCCTCCTGCTTCAACTAAGGCACCACTAGCCCATAGCCCGCATTTAACCCATTCTCCACCTGCCAAATTGAATTCAACTGTCTGTTTGAACTCACAAACCACCTCTTCAAACATACCACCACAAGTGTTAATTGCAGAAGAATCTAAACTATCAGTGCCAGTGGCATCAATGGACACTTTAACAACACAAATCTCTGCTCCGGTCCCAATTGTCTCCCCCAAGATGGCAACAGTTCCTACATCAAGACCAATCACAACCTCCGTACCAGTGAGTTTCTCCAAGCCTCCACCCTCCCTGGGTCTGGTGGAGTTCAGTGCAGTTTCTCCCTCTCCTGTAAGAGATCTTTGTTCTTCCAGTACACCACCAATCACAGCTTCAACTAAAACTCAACCATGCCCTGCTTATGAACAAACTCCCCCTTCTTTAGATAGGATTTCAACCACCACAGTCTCTTTAGACAAGATGCAACATGCTTCAACATCTAGTCTACAATTCGAGTCTCCTGCTGTCATAGCTAAAGCTTCACCATCACCCCCTGCTCAGGTCACTAAACTGcttccagctgctgcttcttctgcaTCTCTAACTCCAGCACCTTTGCTTGGTGAAGCTCCAGCCCCTGCTAAAATCAAAGCAAGTGGACTTTCCATTGTAGATGGTCGTTTGGCTATGCTGAGTAGCGCAGATGCTCATGGGGCTCAGGTGTCATCATCCAAAACAGATGAACTGCAGATTGACTCACGCAGCAACCTCCAAGCCTCCACCAAAGAAAGGAGGACACAACCAGCAAAGGCAGCAGGGCTGAGTAAAATACCTGTGGTTGGAGGAGGTCGATCAGGGAAGTTACCTGTACGGGACAACCAACATGTCGACAACGAAGGGGGTGTGGACCCTCCTACTCCTGTCCTACAAGAGGAGCACCTTTTCAGCCCACATGATGAAGGTAGCAAAGACAAGATCATTGATGTTGAAGTTAAAGTTCCCACTTCAAAACAAACACATGAGGAGAATCAGGGGGCTCATCAGCAAAAAGTGGTCACCAGTACACCACGTGACTCCAAGATCCCCGTCAAACATGCTGCACAATCTCACGGTCAAACTAAAGAGGCCCCGCGCACGAAGATACCCGTGTCCAAGGTTCCTGTTCGCAGGAGTGGTAATAAAACTGCAGCAGCATCTGGAAGCACCCAGATAAGAAAATAA